The Parambassis ranga chromosome 4, fParRan2.1, whole genome shotgun sequence genome includes the window ATGTCACGTgtcgcctcatcaagctgtcattcatttggtggctacttgccaactatttgctaggctatatgctacatgctaacgttaactgtcacatcaagacagAAGATTGACGCCACCGTCAGCTAAATGACAGCTGTTTGCATGGAGGTATCTCCGCCACCGACATCTGTTCAACTTGTAGTTACTGTCAGTGGctctgtgtatgcctctgtgtgtctgcctgtcaccatggtaacagcagagaagacctcaaaaaccactccaactttgagagcctggcgcacagaaacgattcagaattagaaaattctgaatacaagtttgatagagcagcatctaatgagcgttttaagactaaaatggagtctgtagcttgacatttgtaggaggagatacatttggcagatgacccttgttgaagggctctctcatagacttcaatgttaaatggcttttgaattgtataaatattttgaaaacgaaacatatttgaacaagtTTAATATCCctcgaagagctgaacagaatgatgtttctgtagctgaaagcatgtggaactagttacatgtcaaagttgaaggtggttttgaaggctcctccatagactcccatgttaaaaatgatgcagagaTTGTTTAAcgtttgaaaaactataatttttttaaaaaaaaacttgaggttgacccggaatgtcctctgtgagatcaacatttttatagttgaatggctgaaatcggtcaatgtatgctgaagatacgctgcaccataaaacatacggaagaagaagaagaagaaaaagaagaagaagagaagaagaagaaagagggtgaatagcagcaatcaaaccaaTTAAACAAATGATGGCACTTATTTGCACCTACCTGTTTAAAAAAGATCTACAACATtgtaatatatgaatatatgatgCTTTGATAATAGGCTGTGTTGTATTTTGATGAGCACTTTTATGCATTTTGTATAGAAGAGAAAAATAATGAACATGTCAGCATGATGTATTAATAAGTCTAAGACTTATTTTTGACTCTTTGATAAACAATACATTGAAATACATTGTTCcatactgttttatgttttaaaagtgtatttaaaatgttaatgtgGTGCAgcgttttaaaaataaatgttttaacctTAACCtggcctcttttttttaatcaaagttTATTTGACATGTATCAGATAAAAGAACAGTATATTTACACCATACAGTGTAAATTAGATTCAACACTTGTAGTAGTAAACAAACATCACTGAGAAAGTTAATGTCTAACACTAAAAACTAACACTGGTCGGTGTTGGACAGTGTTGGCTTTTCTGAGAATAATgaataactagaaaagggcatttcctgaagaaaatgcaagtttgattgctgcagctgaagcgttgctttgaatgctgatgtgagggattgctctgaattgctggagaagcagagcaattcagagctttgtatgcctctgtgtgtcagcctgtcaccatggtaacagcagaggagacctcaaaactccaactttgagagcctggcgcacagaaacgattcggaattagaaaattctgaatacaagtttgatagagcagcatctaatgagcgttttaagactaaatggagtctgtagcttgacatttgtaggaggagatacatttggctgatgaccctcgttgaagggctctctcatagactcccatgttaaaaatgacaccgaaattgcctaatatttgaaaaactataattttttgaaaaaaaacttgaggtttacccagaatgtcctctgtgagatgaacattttgatagttgaatggctgaaatcggtcaatgtatgctgaagatacgctgcgccaaaaaacgtacggaagaataagaaaaaagaagaagaagaagaagaagaagaagaagaagaaagagggtgaagcctagcaacagcaatcaaactaataactcCTTTAGATCTCCTTTAGATGCTCTgatctctatattggtgaaaccaaacaaccactacacagaaggatggcacagcacaggagagccacctcctcaggacaagactcagcagttcacctccacctcaaagacagtggccattcctttgaggagaataatgtccaaatcctagacagggaggacagatggtatgaaagaggagtcaaagaagcatctatgtgaaattgaaaaaaccctctctaaacagaggaggaggactgaggcatcagctctcacctgtttacaactctgtcctttcatcccttcctagcagactttaCTCACATTCAAACTCAAACGATGGGCCGTCAGATAGTCCTGCACATgacccagacacagtttctggtcatttactgaccattaaccaactatagggatcaaagtcatgtgagttcctgcaagatccacccacagaggtcctgaacacatactcagattcccaaccagaatagtagcagaacttaGAGTGTTAAGATACTAACACTTAAAAAAGAGTCAAATTAACAGTTTGTGGTGTGGACCAATATAGACAGTTTCAAAGTGTTGGAATGAACTCTGATAGAGTTGATTTGGGTATGCTGAATTTGCTGTGTACATACAGTTATTGATTCATTGCATGGAGACATTGGCTGACAGGAAAGAGCAAGAGGACGTTCAGATTTCATTATTAAGGGAGGTAAGGTTGCTGAAAGCCCACATTCCCTCAGCTTCTGTGGAGCCTATAGCCTATgtattgacacattttaaacaaagtaGGGACACCACATTTATGAAAGTGTGGTGCATATAATGCTTTCATGCTCTGTCAGATAAGATACTTGTGGTTTTTTGATTTCAGGAGTAGGTGTGGGTGCAGGCAGTACGCTTATGGTTGTTTCACAGCACAGAGAGGCCAGTTAGCTGACAGGacatttttatttctatttcaGAGCTCAGGCCGACAACGTGTGtgttcactctctctgtctctctctctctccctttttagTGCACATCCTGCCTGACAAACCCATGTCCAGGAAACCCACAGAAGCAGTTGTAGAAAACTGTAAGTTTCCCCTTGAACGCATCTGCTATGTGAAAATAACAGTTTAAAGACAATGTTCAAACTCTTGTTGTGTCCTGTGTCCTGtgaactgctttttttttttcccctcaagcTGAATTCATCAAAGCGTTCCACAAGGCCCGCGAGATACCCACCGAGAAATATGAAGCGCCGCTCACAGAGAGTCAGGAGATAGGATGGGTGTCAGCACCTCTGGTAAGGAAAGTCATTGATCTGCAGTGAAAGAAGAACACTTTAGTTATCTGAACCGGTCAGAAAGAGGTACCAACCCCTGGAAAGATACATACGTGCTGCTAAAATCTTCTAACTCCCAAGGAAACAACCCTTAAAGCTTTGGTAGCAAACCTGGCTGAGTGGGAATCCAAGAGTTCGTGGGGGTAGGTGAAGATGTATCaggacttctttttttttgaatttCTGGTGGGGGCAGGGGGAATCTCTGAGGTTTGGCAGTTGGCCATCATTATGTCATCGTTGAGAACTCCCCTTTCTATTTATTCACTCTTGTGGCTTGTGACTTCTGTACGACGTGCCCTCCTCTCTGGCAGCTGCTCAGAACAAACCACAAGGTTCTTGGAGCAGTTCCATTTGTTTAGACAGATGAGACGTACAGTACATGCTGCTTGAAAGCTGTAGAAGTTcagcataaatatgacccaaaacatcaactAATCTTCACATACAGTCCTGACAGTGATCAAAGAGAACCCAGTCAAACGAATGAAAGTTTGTCATTTATCCGTTTGAGGAAATGATGCAATGTTGCGTAACATGTGTGAGCTGTGAGTGAACCTCACAGATTTATTTGTTCAGTTTTTTGTGAAGGCTGAATTAGAATTCATAGAATTcttaatggttaaaaaaaaactcctccaAACCTCTCTGGTTGACTTttagttgctgctgctgctgctgtagttcTGTTACATTAGTTTGGTTGGATTTAATCACTGTCGGGtcttttgtaaaaaaataagtaGTTTTGTTAATGATagagaaatatagaaagttcaGGGTTCACAATCTTTcaagcagcaaaaacaaaacatagcacTGTACTCACCTAACTCAGCACTCCAACAGCTCATATCTGAGTCGGTCGCAGAAGGCCGAAGGACCTCCAGGGTTAGCAGCCTGGTAGAAAATAGGCGAGGAATGACCCACAGCAGCACTATGACAGCCTGCTCATCAAAGATACTATACCATGAGGTTGGCAGTTTGCTTTCTGATCCTTGGGCACCTATATTCCACACAGCAAAGTGAGTTCATGTGGTTTCACTGTGCTTGCTCAATACTGTGACTCATCATAAAAGCATGTATTCCTTGCGGAATACTAATATTCCTGTGGGTGAACTTTATATTTCAGAAAACAGAGTTTGGGAAAACACCTGAACTGTGAACTAAAAACCTGCGAAGGTTCCAATTAGTGATGTCCAAATAAGCAATGAAGCAGTATTGAACCACTTTATCAGTTGTgccgagtatgggttcattcattcaaagcttCGTCTtagtgacctctagtggtgaaataggaCATAGTGTCTTAATAACGTGATGAGTGTAACCAGGATGTATATATGGTGATGATTCATTGGTATGATATATGATTCATTGGTTTCGGTCAGTTGATTCTATAAATGTATTGCAGTAGGAGCTTGTGGATATGCCTGGATagtaattcaaacatttttattgttaaacaatattttttttcactgatttTGGACTGAGCCGGTTTAAGCAAAGTCTCACGTTACGAAGCAGTGTTGAGTGATTGAACCAGTCATGTGATTCACTGTGAGGGCGTCATCGGTTACGTGGGTTTTCCCGCACCAAAGCAAGCTTCGAAGCAGTGGTTCAACATAGATGCTGCTGCAACTCCGAAGCTATATTTCATGTGCAGCTGATCCCTGATCTTACATGACTCTTAAGCTCGTCCATTTGTTTCCCCCCAGATCTCTTCAGACCGCCAGGACCTGAGATTTAACTTCTACCGCGTCAGCACAGACGTCACCAAACACAGCGAATACGCCCAGCGAACATCCAAATAAACTAGAGATGAGCTCTCCTTAAAGAGAacgttttgtatgtttttatcatacacacatacaggtgtCAACACAGACCATGTCAGAATCAAGAACACTTAACACCCCCATCCCTCCCATACTACAAGCATACTCgataataaaaatgtcagaTGTCACGAGAGAGAACTGATGAGTCAAATCACACCAGAGAACCGCCACAGTGTCACCCAGCAGGGAGGATGGGGAAGACCAGGAATCAACCAATCTCTCTGCCTCCTAGAAACATCATGTTGGGTGCAGTTGATTCTTGTTTAAACGAGGACAGCTTCCTCAGCAATATAAAAGTCACTCAGTCCTCTGTATCGCTCCAAACACATATTAGGAAAAAGGCATATTGTACAAAGAAGTGTAGCAGAAGAGCCTGTAATCCTCATACATGTGTCTTGATGGGAGCAACATCCAACATCCAAGTTCAgtctgaagcttttttttttttaggagcgACTCTTCATCTTCTGCCGTACAGATTTGCCAGGACGTTtctgaaaaacaacagaaagaaataaagtgTTTCCTAACCCATACGCTTTGATAAGTGCgtggtttgtatgtgtgtgactcacgttttgttttcctcctttgCCTTTCTTGCCACCCTTTGCGTGAGCCACTTTAGCACGGAAACTGGAGACGTCGTTGTAGCTCTCCTTGGTGTTCCACTTCTGTCCACTCTTTTTCCCACCAAAACCAAACTTGCGGTCTTTGTATTTTCTCTTAGCGTTTGGACTGTTAGAAATGTTAGGTTTTAGTAACAAACTGTGAAAAAGAATGAGTGCAATGTGCCAAGCTGAAGTGCTAACAGCGTACCCCTTCTTGTTCATTCCTTTCTTCGTGCTGTCAGAAGactctctgctcttcttctgGTCTCCTTCCAAGAAGTCCAGTTTGTCAGTCATTCCTAGAAATGAGGAGCAGAAGTGTTAGAAGAACCACTTGCTttctaaagttttttttttttttttaaatgcactttTAAACCTCACCTTTCTGGTATTTCTTTACAGCCGACATCAtggccttcttctccttctgcctCTTCTGGATCACTTCTCTTTGAACCTGCCGTACAttcaaatgttttgttatgttaATTTTTTGTAATATGTTTAACTGACTGGTTGATATTGGGGCTTTTAGCCTGTGTACAATCATCAACCTTTGAAAACAAGGGACCCACCTTTTTGCCAAACTTCCGTTGCTCGCGCAGTTTTTTGACCTTCTCCGACCTCTCCAGCTGCATTTGCTTTGAAATCAGCTTCTTCCTGATCTAaacagatgaaagaaaaaaaacaacataaagatTCAAGTGTTATAAGTGTGTGCCGTGAGTGCCATCTACAGGTTGTAACTTGCTATGGCAACTACATTTTCCTATAGGTTTGTTctaaaccattgacagtaaaaactatggacagagcttccgtgacgtcacccgtttgtttctaaagagccattttgaggtccggtgggaggctccgggacgctctgaccgccgccatgttggcagcgccacgtccgccaaaacGGGGAGCATGAGTTTAAGGGGGCGGCCGATCGTGGaagcccataattatgcgtaatttaaAATCAGAATATgtttaaaacgagtgagttgtgaaaaaaattcaccccccccctacaattgacactagaagggaaccaatcatttgagaccagaatggttttgtgtaccaggctgtaaacatgtttatttctgtattgctgtgaagtcggccattttaacatgggagtctatgggaaatgactcgcttctggagccagcccccacttccgcatgggcttcaagtctgaaccctgaaggttgccgcttgttcTAAGCCCATCACGTACTGATTAACATCATCCACCGTTCAGTTGTCTGACAACAGAAGTGCTCACCTTCTGCATGTGCTGATCTGTCTTTGCCATCTCTGCAAAGTAGTCGTCAGGCCTCTTTGTGGAGACACCCAGCTTGTTTAAAAGGGGCAGTGCCTCGAGGACTGTGGCTTGAGCTTGACGGTAGCTGTAAGTTAGCACACAGAGAACATAAACGGACGAACAGACACAATGTTTACACTAAAAGCGGAAGCACATTTTAGTGTCATATCTCTCCAGCATGAAGACTCCACCTTTACAGTATATGCTGTCTGTATATGAAACACTATTTATGTCTGTAATTGATCCTCAAGCTGTAATCTGCACTCACTTGAGCATCTCTGTAAAAACTAGCCGATTAATATGGTAGATTATATTACATAGAGCATAATAAGCCACAGATCTTCTCAGTTTATCTTTTAAAATAATTCACTATTACCATTAAATTTCCTACACAAGTAATAGTTGCTTACAAAAACATCTCCCTCTGGAAATCATCATCTGCATCGACCTCTCCGTTGGTCTGAGCTAGAACCTTCTCGTCCACTTTGTCAAGGACATCTACAGCTGGTTTATTGGTCATATCCAGTCGCTCCACCCAGGGTAGCTCTCTACGCAAGTCAGCAAGACACTGTTTCAGCCCCTCCTGCACAACAACACATGTGTAACACAGTACGTTAAGCCACACTGTCACATACGAGattatttgttttgcttttaagCTTATATGCCAAAACTAACTGCCATAAAAAATACACTAGTCTACAACTAAACAGTTCACTTGTCACTACTTTGAGTCACTCACCACATTGTTGATGAACTTTTTGGATTTATCCACCAGAAGGTTCATCCCAGGTTTCAATAAACCTTTTgtaaatgcttcttgtagctaaAGAATAAATGTAGAGATGAGACACATTATTcagatttattcatttgttcGTTTGAAAACACATGAGCACGTTACTAAATAGCTTCGGAACATGTTTTAAGTTATTCACGTTGCTAAGAATATTAGCTCAAGCTCACGAACTGTAAACAACTGCCAACATGACAATGAACTGTGACgataaaaacaatttaaagaGTCATAATTTGTTGTAATAAGATTCGCACCCCAAGATGTTGGACGTCATACAGTAAATATATCTTTAAATCATTTCGTTCTTTGAGTAATATAGCTAGCATTAGcaaacatgttagcatgttagcagtaAACTCACCTCATGGTCTGATAATTCActgttttcctcctctgactcctcgCTGAGCAtcgtctcctcctctgctgactCCATATTCGCGCTATCGACAACCATAGAACGGGAAAATGTGACCTAACAGTGCAAAAACGTGAAGGAAGCTACTATGGCTgttctgctgctcacatgtaCGGAACGTTTCACGTGGGGCGGAAGTGACGCAGTAGAACGTGGCGCTCCCACAGTCCGCCGGCGGAAACAGCACGTGAAAAACAAAGGTTCCTACCTGAGACACATGATAGcaaaatactacattttaaaattgtatttttgaaTTAATccgttaaaaataaataataaaaatacgaGCAAGTATGAGCATCTTTCCACACGCAGAATAAAATATATTCTATAAAATAAAGCAGTGTCCAAATATTCTGAAACTCTTGTTAGTTTCTAGTTTTTATGCACATTGTTCACTGTCTTGTTTTTTAACGACTTAATATTCCTTCAGGGATCTATAAAGTCTTATCTAAACTACTCTGAATTTTACAACTAAAATGTAATGTCAAACAGAATCCACTTGGTGGCGCTGTCCCCTGGGCGTGCAGACTGCATCTACTcatcagacagatggacagatcaATTTGGCTCTAATTTGCAGCCAAAACCTGCCAGAAGTCTTTGTGGAGTGGAATCAATTCTCTCCAAAATACTCCTTTAAATCTATATGAGTCTGGTTGTGTAAATTAAAGCCTCATAAATTTCAACTTGCCACCTCATCTAGAAAGAAGCTATCGACATCACTTTCCCAATTCTTGATTTCAGAGTCAATTTCTGACACTTTGACGCAGCACAATTGAGAAGGATGTTGGCCCAGTGGCacttcacacatttaaaatcagTGCTGCTTTGACTGAAATTAATTCCTGgtgtttaaatgtttacttATTAGTGTCCTTCTTTGTCTTTCACACTTCTTTTTCCCTAAATATATCTGAAAGTGAAGAGCGCCAAGAAGCAGAATCCCACAAGTATTCAACTTTTATGTCAGTTAAAGACAGTT containing:
- the ebna1bp2 gene encoding putative rRNA-processing protein EBP2, with protein sequence MVVDSANMESAEEETMLSEESEEENSELSDHELQEAFTKGLLKPGMNLLVDKSKKFINNVEGLKQCLADLRRELPWVERLDMTNKPAVDVLDKVDEKVLAQTNGEVDADDDFQREMFFYRQAQATVLEALPLLNKLGVSTKRPDDYFAEMAKTDQHMQKIRKKLISKQMQLERSEKVKKLREQRKFGKKVQREVIQKRQKEKKAMMSAVKKYQKGMTDKLDFLEGDQKKSRESSDSTKKGMNKKGPNAKRKYKDRKFGFGGKKSGQKWNTKESYNDVSSFRAKVAHAKGGKKGKGGKQNKRPGKSVRQKMKSRS
- the cfap144 gene encoding cilia- and flagella-associated protein 144, translating into MAETKKTLDLVHQNEIHIETVKKEQRLQKLHTEFSINPYRKLHILPDKPMSRKPTEAVVENSEFIKAFHKAREIPTEKYEAPLTESQEIGWVSAPLISSDRQDLRFNFYRVSTDVTKHSEYAQRTSK